A single region of the Changchengzhania lutea genome encodes:
- a CDS encoding four helix bundle protein: MLRSGTSIGANVEEATAGISKRDFTHKMAISSKEARETKYWLRLIQHSRIVDVETSNLLVQVEELIRILTSIVKTSQVSIK, translated from the coding sequence GTGTTAAGAAGTGGTACCAGCATAGGCGCGAATGTTGAGGAGGCTACGGCAGGAATAAGCAAGCGTGATTTTACACATAAAATGGCCATTTCATCAAAGGAAGCTCGTGAGACAAAATATTGGTTAAGGCTTATCCAACATAGTCGAATTGTGGATGTAGAAACATCAAATCTGTTGGTTCAAGTAGAAGAATTAATCAGAATCCTTACGTCTATTGTCAAAACGTCCCAAGTCTCGATTAAATGA